One Notolabrus celidotus isolate fNotCel1 chromosome 16, fNotCel1.pri, whole genome shotgun sequence DNA window includes the following coding sequences:
- the sall3b gene encoding sal-like protein 3b has product MSRRKQAKPKHLNSEEEATRSGLLCTNGLVEGTERGETDGCSSEETHVCEKCCAEFFTWTDLSKHQKVCTEDSLVLIVKDNDGIPVSEVSPVGPSPAPSVASSDLSAEESVDAGFELGETLVNDNESLDNLEESIDREAMELEHCPQDDYTTTSSPQPPDSAEATSPQMSGVGSYSMPSTNVTLEILHSTRVAVAQFSQGINICGTGGKAASAAIPVILEHLLALQQQQVHQLQLIEQICSQVAVMNRQPTQAALNPASRSLSLAPNPFPSQGIVPPPILPLSGTMPSSINGQAAVSMSSGFDKSPSLQPQTVSGQSSFRDVTCTSASSENSTPPRSSSSISALLPQYTGSHTSSISSTQTLSSSSPLPLGQSSLLSSSSSLPFLPQSPPSSVIFPNPLASIAATANALDPLAALMKHRKGKMPNVSLFETKPSPEEPFFKHKCRFCAKVFGSDSALQIHLRSHTGERPFKCNICGNRFSTKGNLKVHFQRHKDKYPHVQMNPYPVPEYLDNVPTSSGIPYGMSIPPEKPGSSWLDSKPVVATLSASIGLPLSSTITSIGGSNDPVSVTPSIKSPFQPAPFECVSLSPNRRGSEAHFSPVSESPQSNRETEASNILKSEGVHLPQTSSLRQRANQVTEATSTTIPSVVTTPEPIVSASPVSNSPPISITSDETKLLTSGFSFLDAMQTSETSKLQQLVENIDKKITDPNQCVLCHRVLSCQSALKMHYRIHTGERPFKCKVCGRAFTTKGNLKAHIGVHRENPPVQVQHSCPICQKKFTNAVVLQQHIRMHMVGQIPDSTLVDGLQGMDSEMFVNERNFDSLSSNSNDLIDDISMEDVNEEEVEEQENMEEGVNPYKPLISDYNSTPKSSAIISSIAALENQMRMIDSTVNLNHSFGIKSLTNGFNDSSQLQVKWALSERRADFCGTNSPNMSESSCSPRASASPIESNSDKPSTTITSPAENKNRPESQEPFAASVKREQSESPSSASGAAEAQELRGIQAGKPSVKEEAPYNMSFQLSRERAPGQIIPSLVTGPPSGMIKTELNGHSQPNTPSEGQHPLFSVHIPPTYAPIGSPGMTSLLSPVPPRRTPKQHNCNACGKNFSSASALQIHERTHTGEKPFVCSICGRAFTTKGNLKVHMGTHMWNNAPARRGRRLSVENPMALLGGEAAKFGEMFQKDLAARAMNVDPGFWNRYATAIANSLATKNNEISVIQNRGISQLHPLTAGMDRVSTAGGQMTSRTKTGMDLGNNRHFSMLIDDSKEIGIN; this is encoded by the exons ATGTCCCGGCGCAAGCAAGCCAAACCCAAGCACCTCAACTCAGAGGAGGAGGCGACACGGAGCGGACTCCTCTGCACGAATG GCCTTGTAGAGGGAactgaaagaggagagacagacgGATGCAGCAGTGAGGAAACACACGTCTGTGAAAAATGCTGTGCTGAGTTCTTCACATGGACTGACCTGAGTAAACATCAGAAAGTCTGCACTGAGGATTCTTTGGTGCTGATAGTAAAAGACAATGATGGGATACCAGTTTCTGAGGTATCTCCTGTTGGACCCTCTCCAGCTCCCAGCGTGGCGTCCAGTGACTTGTCTGCAGAAGAGTCCGTAGATGCTGGCTTTGAGCTGGGAGAGACACTTGTGAATGACAACGAGAGTCTGGACAATTTAGAGGAAAGCATTGATCGGGAAGCCATGGAGCTTGAGCATTGTCCACAGGACGACTACACTACAACCTCCAGCCCCCAGCCTCCAGATTCAGCTGAGGCCACTTCCCCCCAGATGTCGGGTGTTGGCAGCTACAGTATGCCGAGCACAAACGTGACGCTGGAGATCCTCCACAGCACCAGGGTGGCTGTTGCCCAGTTCTCCCAGGGGATCAATATTTGTGGTACTGGAGGGAAGGCAGCTTCAGCAGCCATCCCTGTGATTCTGGAGCACCTGCTGGCTCTGCAGCAACAACAGGTCCACCAGCTGCAGCTTATTGAGCAGATCTGCAGCCAGGTAGCCGTCATGAACAGGCAACCGACACAGGCAGCTTTAAATCCAGCGTCAAGGTCTCTGTCTCTGGCACCTAACCCTTTCCCCTCCCAAGGCATCGTCCCTCCTCCCATCCTGCCTCTGTCAGGTACAATGCCCTCATCCATCAATGGACAGGCTGCTGTTTCTATGTCTTCTGGATTTGATAAGTCCCCGAGTCTCCAACCACAAACTGTATCTGGACAATCCTCCTTTAGAGATGTAACATGTACCTCAGCCTCCTCAGAGAATTCAACCCCACCTCGCTCTAGCAGCAGCATCTCTGCATTACTCCCTCAGTACACAGGCTCACACACCAGCAGCATTAGCAGTACTCAGACACTTAGCTCCTCCAGCCCCCTTCCCTTGGGGCAGAGCAGCCTCCTCAGCTCATCCTCTAGCCTGCCATTTCTACCTCAGAGCCCCCCCAGCAGCGTCATCTTCCCCAATCCCTTGGCTAGCATCGCTGCCACAGCCAATGCACTTGACCCTCTTGCAGCCCTGATGAAGCACAGGAAAGGGAAAATGCCAAACGTGTCCTTGTTCGAGACGAAGCCCAGCCCAGAGGAGCCATTCTTCAAGCATAAATGCAGGTTCTGTGCCAAAGTGTTTGGCAGCGATAGCGCTCTGCAGATCCACCTGCGCTCCCATACAGGAGAGCGGCCCTTCAAATGCAACATCTGCGGCAATCGCTTCTCCACAAAAGGCAACTTGAAGGTGCACTTCCAGAGGCACAAAGATAAGTATCCTCATGTCCAGATGAACCCCTACCCAGTGCCAGAATACCTTGACAATGTGCCAACAAGTTCTGGGATCCCCTACGGTATGTCCATCCCTCCAGAAAAACCTGGCTCCTCATGGTTGGATAGCAAACCTGTTGTAGCAACTTTGTCAGCCTCTATAGGTCTTCCGCTTTCCTCCACTATTACAAGTATTGGAGGCTCGAATGACCCTGTAAGTGTAACCCCATCCATTAAATCTCCCTTCCAGCCCGCTCCTTTTGAATGTGTATCTTTGTCACCTAACCGCAGAGGCAGTGAGGCTCATTTTTCTCCTGTTTCAGAGTCTCCACAATCTAACCGTGAGACAGAAGCATCCAATATACTAAAATCAGAGGGAGTCCACTTGCCCCAAACCAGCTCCCTGAGACAAAGAGCCAACCAAGTAACAGAAGCAACCAGCACTACAATCCCATCTGTGGTCACCACACCTGAACCCATCGTCTCAGCCTCCCCTGTCTCAAACTCTCCGCCTATCTCAATCACTTCAGATGAGACTAAACTCCTAACCAGTGGCTTCAGCTTCCTGGATGCTATGCAAACATCTGAAACCTCAAAGCTTCAGCAACTGGTGGAGAACattgacaaaaaaatcacagaCCCCAATCAGTGCGTCCTGTGTCACCGTGTCCTCAGCTGCCAGAGTGCGCTGAAGATGCACTACCGTATTCACACTGGGGAAAGGCCCTTCAAGTGTAAAGTCTGTGGCAGGGCCTTCACTACTAAGGGTAACCTGAAGGCTCACATTGGTGTACACAGAGAAAATCCACCTGTTCAGGTGCAACACTCGTGTCCTATTTGCCAGAAAAAGTTCACCAACGCAGTCGTTCTTCAGCAGCACATTCGCATGCACATGGTGGGGCAGATTCCAGACTCTACCCTGGTGGATGGGCTGCAGGGGATGGATAGCGAAATGTTCGTCAATGAGAGAAACTTTGACAGTCTAAGCAGTAATAGCAATGACCTCATTGATGATATTTCAATGGAGGATGTAAACGAGGAAGAAGTAGAAGAGCAAGAAAATATGGAGGAAGGTGTAAACCCTTATAAACCCTTGATCTCTGATTACAATTCCACTCCCAAGTCTTCCGCCATTATCTCAAGTATAGCCGCTCTTGAGAACCAAATGAGGATGATTGATTCTACTGTAAACCTAAACCACTCCTTTGGTATAAAATCCCTAACAAATGGGTTTAATGACAGCAGCCAACTCCAAGTCAAGTGGGCTTTATCCGAGAGAAGGGCGGACTTTTGCGGCACAAACAGCCCGAATATGTCAGAATCCTCCTGTTCACCCCGTGCATCTGCATCTCCGATTGAAAGCAACTCAGACAAACCAAGCACAACAATCACATCACCTGCAGAGAACAAGAACAGGCCAGAATCCCAAGAGCCTTTTGCAGCCTCAGTGAAGAGAGAGCAATCTGAGTCTCCTTCCTCTGCATCAGGAGCTGCGGAGGCCCAAGAGCTGAGGGGAATACAGGCCGGCAAGCCGAGTGTGAAAGAGGAGGCTCCTTATAACATGTCATTCCAACTGAGCAGAGAAAGAG CTCCAGGTCAGATCATCCCCAGCTTGGTGACCGGGCCACCATCAGGCATGATAAAAACCGAGCTGAACGGTCACAGTCAACCAAACACCCCATCTGAAGGACAGCACCCACTTTTCAGCGTCCACATCCCTCCGACGTACGCACCAATCGGCAGCCCAGGAATGACCTCCCTGCTCAGCCCTGTTCCCCCTCGACGAACACCAAAGCAGCACAACTGCAACGCCTGTGGGAAGAACTTTTCCTCAGCCAGTGCCCTACAGATCCACGAGCGCACACACACTGGAGAGAAACCGTTCGTCTGCTCCATCTGTGGCAGAGCTTTCACCACTAAAGGCAATCTGAAG GTTCATATGGGAACTCACATGTGGAACAATGCACCAGCCAGGAGAGGCCGGCGGCTGTCAGTGGAGAACCCTATGGCCCTGCTGGGTGGAGAGGCAGCAAAGTTTGGAGAAATGTTTCAGAAGGACCTGGCAGCTCGAGCAATGAACGTCGACCCTGGATTTTGGAACCGCTACGCGACAGCTATCGCCAACAGCCTGGCCACGAAGAACAATGAGATCTCAGTGATTCAGAATAGAGGCATCTCTCAGCTTCATCCTCTAACTGCAGGCATGGACCGAGTGAGCACAGCAGGAGGTCAAATGACCAGTCGGACCAAGACAGGCATGGACCTGGGGAATAATAGACATTTTTCTATGCTGATTGATGACAGCAAAGAAATCGGAATCAATTGA